One segment of Mycolicibacterium baixiangningiae DNA contains the following:
- a CDS encoding universal stress protein, whose amino-acid sequence MIIVGYTADRFGAAAVEHGIAEAKRRDTGLLVVNSTAGDSYVDAGFAQAGDVRGLEELLADCGVPFEVQQPVGVYAADALLTAMERDDADLLVIGLRHRSPVGKLLLGSVSQRVLLECPKPVLAVKPDEA is encoded by the coding sequence ATGATCATCGTCGGGTACACCGCGGACCGGTTCGGCGCGGCGGCGGTCGAACACGGTATCGCCGAGGCCAAACGGCGCGACACCGGTCTGCTCGTCGTCAACTCGACCGCCGGAGACTCCTACGTCGACGCCGGGTTCGCCCAGGCCGGTGACGTCCGTGGGCTCGAGGAGCTGCTCGCCGACTGCGGTGTGCCGTTCGAGGTGCAGCAGCCGGTCGGTGTCTACGCCGCGGACGCTCTGCTGACCGCGATGGAACGCGACGACGCCGACCTGTTGGTGATCGGCCTGCGTCACCGCAGCCCGGTGGGAAAGCTGTTGCTCGGCAGCGTGTCCCAGCGGGTGCTGCTGGAATGCCCGAAGCCTGTGCTCGCCGTCAAACCGGACGAGGCGTGA
- a CDS encoding Rieske (2Fe-2S) protein produces MDVEVGSLDEIPVGEGRTFTVDGDQIAVFRLRDGSLRALDAVCPHRGGPLADGLSDGQVVVCPLHGHTFDLCTGAEAAGAELSVRSYPVAAVDGTVRISR; encoded by the coding sequence ATGGACGTGGAGGTCGGGTCGCTCGACGAGATCCCCGTCGGCGAAGGCCGCACGTTCACAGTCGACGGCGACCAGATCGCGGTGTTCCGGCTGCGGGACGGGTCGCTGCGCGCTCTCGACGCGGTGTGCCCGCACCGCGGCGGACCGCTCGCCGACGGGCTGTCCGACGGTCAGGTGGTGGTGTGCCCGCTACACGGTCACACGTTCGATCTGTGCACCGGCGCCGAGGCGGCCGGGGCCGAGCTGTCGGTGCGCAGCTATCCCGTCGCCGCGGTGGACGGCACGGTGCGAATCAGCCGCTGA
- a CDS encoding response regulator — MRDVLVVDDDFMVADIHRRFVERVDGFRAVGVARTGGEALTAARELAPHLILLDVYLPDMTGLEVLQRLRSDGDRVGVIMITAARELDTVSAALDGGAADYLIKPFEFAQLRAKLEAFATRADALESARGADQSLIDSLFGRQSGGEVLPKGLGIETGRLVLDAVQEAGEVSSTECAALVGISRVSARRYLEHYLSTGALELRLQYGVGRPERRYRTSA, encoded by the coding sequence ATGCGTGACGTGCTGGTGGTCGACGACGATTTCATGGTCGCCGACATCCACCGCCGGTTCGTCGAGCGGGTGGACGGATTCCGGGCGGTGGGCGTGGCGCGCACCGGCGGCGAAGCGCTGACCGCCGCACGTGAGCTCGCGCCGCACCTGATCCTGCTCGACGTCTACCTGCCGGACATGACCGGGCTCGAGGTGCTGCAGCGGTTGCGGTCGGATGGGGACCGGGTCGGCGTCATCATGATCACCGCGGCGCGCGAACTCGACACCGTCAGCGCGGCTCTCGACGGTGGCGCGGCGGACTACCTGATCAAACCGTTCGAGTTCGCGCAGCTGCGCGCCAAACTCGAGGCGTTCGCCACTCGCGCGGACGCGCTGGAATCCGCGCGGGGCGCCGATCAGTCGCTGATCGACTCGCTGTTCGGCCGTCAGAGCGGCGGTGAGGTGCTGCCCAAGGGACTCGGCATCGAGACCGGGCGGCTCGTCCTCGATGCGGTGCAGGAGGCCGGGGAAGTATCTTCGACCGAATGTGCTGCGCTGGTGGGAATTTCGCGGGTCAGCGCACGGCGCTATCTCGAGCACTACCTGAGCACCGGCGCCCTGGAGTTGCGGCTGCAGTACGGCGTGGGGCGACCCGAGCGGCGTTACCGGACCAGCGCGTAG
- a CDS encoding HNH endonuclease signature motif containing protein → MFDESSSDELVAVIADSYREESTLVGRRVAAVAELLGRRTWEAEAEDPDCGYMIVTGLQRTSVEVAAAMNLPPGAASTLVANAEALDSRFPTVMAVLCAGDTDWRTVQIILKRTELVRDLSVLAALDSRLSSGVARWQSWSRKRVNNTVDAAVRALDPDAIRERETAEDNRHFDVIPVGNGTAKVDGVLDAESAVIVDEKIAALANGVCPQDPRTLDQRRADAVAAMAQAITLACRCPACSNADTPAPTVDEGRGVRTVINVIADQSTVLGIGNKPGYLAGFGVIDAEVVRRMVERATLRVLTAPVVTAEEMRRYQPTAAVERFVRMRDLTCRFPGCDRPAERCDLDHTIPFNHVDPSKGGFTTPNNLKCLCRQHHRLKTFDNGWHDVQLPDGTIVWTSPTGRMYCTAPGGIELFPRMGPPACVEPKARRRNLSRERAKRIARTRERNRTLRPVNTARRRLDAARKHEIENRKDRNRRRRPALLMLEHRRKANPYLRWINEPDQPETLPPDWQPPPEPDKPPF, encoded by the coding sequence ATGTTCGATGAATCCTCGTCAGACGAGTTGGTGGCGGTTATCGCTGACTCGTACCGTGAGGAGTCGACGCTGGTGGGGCGCCGGGTGGCGGCGGTGGCGGAGTTGTTGGGTCGGCGCACGTGGGAGGCTGAGGCCGAGGACCCGGACTGCGGCTACATGATCGTGACGGGCTTGCAGCGCACCAGCGTCGAAGTGGCCGCGGCGATGAATCTGCCCCCGGGCGCGGCCAGCACGCTGGTGGCCAACGCCGAAGCCTTGGACAGTCGCTTCCCGACAGTCATGGCGGTGCTGTGCGCGGGGGACACTGATTGGCGCACGGTGCAGATCATTCTCAAGCGCACCGAACTGGTTCGGGATTTGTCGGTGCTCGCCGCCCTCGACAGCAGGTTGTCGTCCGGGGTGGCGCGCTGGCAGTCGTGGTCGCGTAAACGGGTCAACAACACCGTCGACGCCGCGGTGCGCGCGTTGGATCCCGACGCCATCCGGGAACGCGAAACCGCTGAAGACAATCGGCATTTCGACGTCATCCCGGTGGGGAACGGCACCGCCAAAGTCGACGGGGTCCTCGACGCGGAATCGGCGGTGATCGTGGATGAGAAGATCGCCGCCCTGGCCAACGGGGTGTGCCCGCAGGATCCGCGCACCCTGGACCAGCGGCGCGCCGATGCGGTGGCGGCGATGGCCCAGGCCATCACGCTGGCGTGCCGATGCCCCGCCTGCTCGAACGCCGACACACCCGCGCCGACCGTGGACGAGGGCCGCGGCGTGCGGACGGTGATCAATGTGATCGCCGACCAATCCACCGTGCTGGGTATCGGGAACAAGCCCGGGTATCTGGCCGGGTTCGGGGTGATCGACGCCGAGGTGGTGCGGCGCATGGTCGAGCGGGCCACCTTGCGGGTGCTCACCGCGCCGGTGGTGACCGCCGAGGAGATGAGGCGCTATCAGCCGACGGCGGCGGTGGAACGGTTTGTGCGGATGCGGGATCTGACGTGCCGGTTCCCGGGGTGTGACCGCCCCGCTGAGCGCTGCGATCTGGACCATACGATTCCGTTCAACCATGTCGACCCGTCCAAGGGTGGTTTCACCACCCCGAACAATCTGAAATGCCTGTGCCGCCAACATCATCGGCTCAAAACGTTCGACAACGGGTGGCATGATGTGCAATTGCCCGACGGCACCATTGTGTGGACATCACCGACCGGGCGAATGTACTGCACCGCCCCCGGCGGCATCGAATTGTTCCCCCGGATGGGACCACCGGCGTGTGTGGAGCCGAAAGCACGCCGACGCAACCTGTCTCGGGAACGCGCAAAACGTATCGCCCGTACCCGGGAGCGCAACCGCACCCTGAGGCCGGTCAACACCGCGCGCCGCAGGCTCGACGCCGCGCGCAAGCATGAGATCGAGAACCGCAAGGACCGCAACCGTCGACGTCGCCCCGCGCTGTTGATGCTCGAGCACCGAAGAAAAGCCAACCCGTACCTGCGCTGGATCAACGAGCCCGACCAACCCGAAACCCTCCCACCGGACTGGCAACCACCCCCCGAACCCGACAAACCACCCTTCTGA
- a CDS encoding sensor histidine kinase gives MVRAFGRRSLAGQFLVFQLLVVAVVLLAVAAVSVAQSTREFRDVRGQRMIAAAENVASTPIVRDRFADPFASRVLAPEVDRAVALSGAGLAEIVDPKGGVLASSDPSRAGHTVDLAVTRADEGRAWFGDDDIDGVHSLIGQVPVLSSRGEVLAIASVSEPYPSVWELLSGAGERLLLYLGLAAALGLLASWLLSRRIKRHTRGLEVAEIAGLADHREALLHSIREGVVAVNTNGVITLLNDSAQELLGLSGAAVGQRADAVGLDPAVVDFLLSGEDGRDVVIATRASVLALNRRTASSGGQWIGTVTTMRDSTELAALQAQLSSHKSVTDTLRAQTHEFANQLHTISGLVQLGEYDAVRDLIGELTRRRAEISDAVTRRIADPAVAALLIAKTTLAAESGVRLSLDPDSHLGALDPALATDVITVLGNLIDNAVDVSVGSGAARVTVLIDDAEGLSISVTDTGPGVPEHLRETIFARGVTSKPEAPGGRGIGLALVRLVTAQHGGVVEVSDRQDGGAVFAVRLPMTRVAAHA, from the coding sequence ATGGTGCGCGCATTCGGCAGGCGCAGCCTCGCCGGTCAGTTCCTGGTGTTCCAGCTGCTGGTGGTGGCGGTGGTGCTACTGGCCGTCGCGGCGGTGTCGGTGGCGCAGTCCACCCGGGAGTTCCGGGATGTACGCGGCCAGCGGATGATCGCGGCCGCGGAGAACGTCGCGTCCACGCCGATCGTGCGGGACCGCTTCGCCGATCCGTTCGCATCGCGGGTGCTGGCGCCCGAGGTCGACCGCGCGGTGGCGCTGTCGGGTGCCGGGCTGGCCGAGATCGTCGACCCGAAGGGCGGGGTGCTGGCGTCGTCGGATCCCTCGCGGGCCGGCCACACCGTCGATCTGGCCGTCACGCGCGCCGACGAGGGGCGGGCGTGGTTCGGCGACGACGACATCGACGGGGTGCACAGCCTCATCGGCCAGGTGCCGGTGCTGTCCAGCCGCGGTGAGGTACTGGCGATCGCGTCGGTCAGCGAACCGTATCCGTCGGTGTGGGAACTGCTCAGCGGAGCCGGTGAACGACTGCTCCTCTACCTCGGATTGGCCGCCGCGCTCGGTCTGCTGGCGTCGTGGCTGCTGTCCCGGCGGATCAAACGCCACACCCGCGGGCTGGAGGTCGCGGAGATCGCCGGGTTGGCGGATCACCGGGAAGCGTTGCTGCACAGCATCCGTGAAGGCGTGGTGGCGGTGAACACCAACGGTGTCATCACACTGCTCAACGACAGCGCCCAGGAGTTGCTCGGCCTCTCGGGTGCGGCAGTGGGTCAACGGGCCGACGCCGTCGGGCTCGATCCGGCGGTGGTCGACTTCCTGCTGTCCGGGGAGGACGGCCGCGACGTCGTCATCGCCACCCGCGCCAGCGTCCTGGCGCTCAACCGGCGCACCGCGTCGAGCGGCGGGCAATGGATCGGTACGGTGACGACGATGCGCGACAGCACCGAATTGGCCGCCCTTCAGGCACAGTTGTCGTCGCACAAGAGCGTCACCGATACGTTGCGCGCGCAGACCCACGAGTTCGCCAACCAGCTGCACACGATCTCGGGGTTGGTGCAGCTCGGCGAATACGACGCGGTGCGGGACCTGATCGGCGAGCTGACCCGGCGACGCGCGGAGATCAGCGATGCGGTCACCCGGCGGATCGCCGACCCCGCCGTCGCGGCGCTGTTGATCGCGAAGACCACGCTGGCCGCCGAAAGCGGTGTGAGGCTGAGCCTCGATCCCGATTCGCATCTCGGCGCGCTCGATCCGGCGCTGGCCACCGACGTCATCACGGTGCTGGGCAATCTGATCGACAATGCGGTCGACGTGTCGGTGGGTTCGGGTGCGGCCCGGGTGACCGTGCTGATCGACGACGCCGAGGGGTTGTCGATCAGCGTGACCGATACCGGACCCGGTGTGCCCGAGCATCTTCGGGAGACGATCTTCGCCCGCGGCGTGACGTCGAAGCCCGAGGCGCCGGGCGGCCGGGGCATCGGGCTGGCGCTCGTGCGGCTGGTCACCGCGCAGCACGGCGGCGTCGTCGAGGTCTCCGACCGCCAGGACGGCGGCGCGGTGTTCGCGGTGCGGCTGCCGATGACGCGGGTGGCCGCGCATGCGTGA
- a CDS encoding Bug family tripartite tricarboxylate transporter substrate binding protein, whose amino-acid sequence MTTVIRNLRALAVVVLAAILLTACGVTRGNDSEGLHRLRMMVPNSPGGGYDLTARTAVKIMEDNDITGRVEVFNVIGAGGTVAMARLMNERGNDDLMMTMGLGVVGATYTNGSNIKASDATALAKLIEDPGAIFVPADSPFQTVGDFVEAWKADPANVTIGGGSSPGGPDHLFPMELAETVGVNPKAVNFITYDGGGDLLTALLGKKITAGTSSPGELIDQIAAGQLRVLAVSSDERVEGVDAPTLKESGIDLTFANWRGVLAPPDISADAKQAMIRALEELHATDQWKEALVKNGWTDAFVTGPAFEQFLVEQDERVSSTLTELGLV is encoded by the coding sequence ATGACCACCGTGATACGAAACCTGCGTGCGCTGGCCGTCGTGGTGCTCGCCGCAATACTCCTGACCGCCTGCGGGGTGACCCGCGGCAACGACTCCGAGGGTCTGCACCGGCTGCGGATGATGGTGCCCAACAGTCCGGGTGGCGGCTACGACCTCACCGCACGCACGGCGGTGAAGATCATGGAGGACAACGACATCACCGGGCGCGTCGAGGTGTTCAACGTGATCGGCGCCGGCGGCACCGTCGCGATGGCCCGGTTGATGAACGAGCGCGGCAACGACGACCTCATGATGACGATGGGGCTCGGCGTCGTCGGCGCCACCTATACCAACGGCTCCAACATCAAGGCCTCCGACGCCACCGCGCTGGCCAAGCTCATCGAGGACCCGGGGGCGATCTTCGTGCCCGCCGACTCGCCGTTCCAGACCGTCGGCGACTTCGTCGAGGCGTGGAAGGCCGATCCGGCCAACGTGACCATCGGGGGCGGTTCGTCCCCGGGCGGTCCCGACCACCTGTTTCCGATGGAGCTCGCCGAAACGGTCGGCGTGAACCCGAAAGCGGTCAACTTCATCACCTACGACGGCGGCGGCGATCTGCTCACCGCACTGCTCGGCAAGAAGATCACCGCGGGCACCTCGAGCCCTGGTGAACTGATCGACCAGATCGCGGCCGGCCAACTGCGGGTGCTCGCCGTCTCCAGCGACGAACGGGTCGAGGGTGTCGACGCTCCCACGCTGAAGGAGTCCGGCATCGACCTCACATTCGCCAACTGGCGCGGAGTCCTCGCCCCGCCAGACATCTCCGCTGACGCCAAACAGGCGATGATCCGCGCGCTCGAGGAACTGCACGCCACCGACCAGTGGAAGGAGGCGCTGGTCAAGAACGGCTGGACCGACGCCTTCGTCACCGGCCCGGCGTTCGAGCAGTTCCTCGTCGAACAGGACGAGCGGGTTTCGTCGACCTTGACCGAACTGGGGCTGGTATGA
- a CDS encoding tripartite tricarboxylate transporter permease, protein MNNLDWLMQGFAEAATPMNLLYAVIGVLLGTAVGVLPGIGPAMTVALLLPVTYNVSPSAAFIMFAGIFYGGMYGGSTTSILLNTPGESSSVITAIEGNRMAKAGRAAQALATAAIGSFVAGVIGTALLAAFAPPISRFAVTLGAPSYLAIMVFALVAVTAVLGASKLRGAISLFLGLAIGVVGIDFLTGQPRATFGLPQLSDGIDIVVIAVAIFALGEALWVAAHLRRRPAEVIPVGRPWMGRDDFRRSWKPWLRGTAYGFPFGALPAGGAELPTFLSYITEKRLSKHKEEFGKGAIEGVAGPEAANNASAAGTLVPMLSLGLPTNATAAVMLTAFVSYGIQPGPTLFEKEPLLIWTLIASLFIGNLLLLLLNLPLAPLWAKLLRTPRPYLYAGILFFATLGALAVNVQPLDLALLLLFGLLGLMMRRFGLPVLPLIIGVILGPRIERQLRQSLQLGGGDWTSLFTEPVAIVVYVLMALLLLAPLVLKLMHRSEDTLLIVEDDVDQKEKAARS, encoded by the coding sequence ATGAACAACCTGGACTGGCTCATGCAGGGCTTCGCGGAAGCCGCGACGCCGATGAACCTGCTGTACGCGGTCATCGGCGTGCTGCTGGGCACCGCGGTCGGCGTGCTGCCCGGCATCGGACCGGCGATGACGGTCGCGCTGCTGCTGCCCGTCACCTACAACGTCAGCCCGAGCGCGGCGTTCATCATGTTCGCCGGCATCTTCTACGGTGGCATGTACGGCGGGTCGACGACCTCCATCCTGCTGAACACCCCCGGCGAGTCGTCCTCGGTCATCACCGCGATCGAGGGCAACAGGATGGCCAAGGCCGGCCGGGCCGCCCAGGCGCTGGCCACCGCCGCCATCGGGTCGTTCGTCGCGGGTGTGATCGGCACCGCGCTGCTGGCGGCGTTCGCCCCGCCGATCTCCCGGTTCGCGGTCACCCTCGGTGCGCCGTCATACCTGGCCATCATGGTGTTCGCGCTCGTCGCGGTCACCGCCGTGCTCGGCGCGTCGAAGCTGCGCGGGGCGATCTCGCTGTTCCTCGGCCTGGCCATCGGCGTGGTCGGGATCGACTTCCTCACCGGCCAACCGCGGGCCACCTTCGGGCTGCCGCAACTGTCCGACGGGATCGACATCGTGGTGATCGCGGTCGCGATCTTCGCCCTCGGTGAGGCGCTGTGGGTGGCGGCGCACCTGAGGCGCCGCCCGGCCGAGGTGATCCCGGTGGGGCGGCCGTGGATGGGCCGCGACGACTTCCGGCGCTCGTGGAAGCCGTGGCTGCGCGGGACCGCCTACGGGTTCCCGTTCGGTGCGCTGCCCGCCGGCGGTGCGGAACTGCCGACCTTCCTGTCCTACATCACCGAGAAACGCCTCTCGAAGCACAAGGAGGAGTTCGGCAAGGGGGCCATCGAGGGGGTGGCCGGACCGGAGGCCGCCAACAACGCCTCGGCGGCCGGCACTCTGGTGCCGATGCTGTCGCTCGGCCTGCCCACCAACGCCACCGCGGCGGTCATGCTGACCGCGTTCGTGTCCTACGGAATCCAGCCCGGCCCCACGCTGTTCGAGAAAGAGCCGTTGCTGATCTGGACCCTGATCGCCAGCCTGTTCATCGGCAACCTGTTGCTGCTGCTGCTCAACCTGCCGTTGGCGCCGCTGTGGGCCAAACTGCTGCGCACCCCCCGGCCCTACCTGTACGCGGGCATCCTGTTCTTCGCGACGCTGGGTGCGCTCGCGGTCAACGTCCAGCCGCTCGACCTGGCACTGCTGTTGTTGTTCGGCCTGCTCGGCCTGATGATGCGCCGATTCGGGCTGCCGGTGCTACCCCTGATCATCGGCGTCATCCTCGGGCCCCGCATCGAACGCCAACTGCGCCAGAGCCTTCAGCTCGGCGGTGGCGACTGGACGAGCCTGTTCACCGAACCGGTCGCCATCGTCGTCTACGTGCTGATGGCGCTGCTGCTGCTGGCGCCGTTGGTGCTCAAACTGATGCACCGCAGTGAAGACACGCTGCTCATCGTGGAGGACGACGTGGACCAGAAGGAAAAGGCGGCACGCTCATGA
- a CDS encoding sensor domain-containing protein: MRQSTVRLVVAGLCLLLTGCAQTVSASSSTTTTRSMIPRPLVERELAGLLLEPDEVSAAMGTAGMAVTGTESAMEDNSALMAPRECLAIDAAAEAPVYAGSDYWAERGVSMNNGDDFTHYAKQAVVQFPYQEKAAAFFDLSVSQWPACRQYEHTQSGSVWDVGKILNEDNILSTTVVQQEARAPGWGCGRALALRNNIIIDVNTCSANPADSAVRIAAQIGDNVKAQW, translated from the coding sequence ATGCGCCAATCGACGGTCCGGCTTGTCGTCGCAGGTCTCTGCCTTCTGCTCACCGGATGCGCCCAGACGGTCAGTGCCTCGTCGAGCACGACCACCACCCGCTCGATGATCCCGCGTCCCCTGGTCGAGCGTGAGCTGGCCGGACTGCTCCTGGAACCAGACGAGGTGTCCGCGGCGATGGGGACCGCGGGTATGGCAGTCACGGGGACCGAGTCCGCCATGGAGGACAACAGCGCCCTGATGGCGCCGCGGGAGTGCCTCGCGATCGACGCCGCCGCGGAGGCGCCGGTCTACGCGGGCAGCGACTACTGGGCCGAGCGCGGCGTGAGCATGAACAACGGCGACGATTTCACGCACTACGCCAAGCAGGCCGTGGTGCAGTTCCCGTACCAGGAGAAGGCCGCCGCCTTCTTCGACCTCTCCGTAAGCCAGTGGCCGGCCTGCCGTCAGTACGAACACACCCAGAGCGGGTCTGTCTGGGACGTCGGCAAAATCCTCAACGAGGACAACATCCTGAGCACCACGGTCGTCCAACAGGAAGCCCGGGCGCCGGGCTGGGGATGTGGTCGCGCACTCGCCTTGCGCAACAACATCATCATCGACGTCAACACGTGCAGCGCCAATCCTGCCGACTCGGCGGTGCGGATCGCCGCTCAGATCGGAGACAACGTCAAGGCCCAGTGGTAG
- a CDS encoding tripartite tricarboxylate transporter TctB family protein produces MTTDKTTTTDKPKRVDRAQYLICAVLAVVGTFLIVDALRLTAGFAKVDPVGPRAFPIVIGVVLIVLAVILAVAIPRGSVGEADAGEDVDPDAPSDWRTVGMLVGLFVAVILLVQPLGWVITGTLLFSGSVAVLGNRHWVRNIAIGLALSLISFYAFYSGLGIPLPAGILDGIL; encoded by the coding sequence ATGACCACCGACAAGACAACCACGACCGACAAACCCAAGCGCGTCGACCGGGCGCAGTACCTGATCTGCGCCGTGCTCGCGGTGGTGGGCACCTTCCTCATCGTCGACGCGCTCCGCCTGACCGCCGGATTCGCGAAGGTGGATCCGGTGGGGCCCAGGGCATTTCCGATCGTCATCGGGGTCGTGCTCATCGTGCTTGCGGTCATCCTCGCCGTCGCGATCCCGCGGGGGTCGGTGGGGGAGGCCGATGCCGGTGAGGACGTCGACCCGGACGCGCCGAGCGATTGGCGCACGGTCGGAATGCTCGTCGGGCTGTTCGTCGCCGTCATCCTGCTGGTGCAGCCTCTCGGCTGGGTGATCACCGGCACCCTGCTGTTCTCCGGCTCGGTGGCCGTGCTCGGCAACCGCCACTGGGTGCGCAACATCGCGATCGGGCTGGCGCTGTCGCTGATCAGCTTCTACGCGTTCTACTCCGGGCTCGGAATCCCGCTGCCCGCAGGCATTCTCGACGGGATTCTGTAG
- a CDS encoding phospholipase D family protein, with product MADLSDWFLNVDERGNPSSQLPAFCDGNLVEPLIHGATYFAALATEVEALGPGDHLFFTDWRGDPDQKMRDDGPTVRELFSRAAERGVVVKGLVWRSHLDQFSYSEKENQHLGEAIERAGGEVLLDQRVRIGGSHHQKFVVIRHPGAPERDVAFAGGIDLCHSRRDDASHRGDRQAVQMSKRYGDHPPWHDAQLRLQGPVVGVLDTTFRERWNDPAPLDTLNPVAWVVDRLRGADLTADPLPEQPPDPPSCGPHAVQVLRTYPDAHFTYDFAPHGERSVARGYTKAVQRARRLIYLEDQYLWSKQVADLFAKALADNPDLHLIAVIPRYPDVDGRLALPPNQVGRGQAIETCEAAGPGRVHVFDVENHEGTPVYVHAKVCVVDDVWACVGSDNFNRRSWTHDSELSCAVLDDTRDERLPRDPAGLGDGSRVFARDLRLRLMREHLDRADDDGQGLVDPTDVVHEMVSAAQALDDWYAGGQVGPRPPGRLRPHRTEQLGRFTRLWAVPVYRMMYDPDGRSYRARLRGEW from the coding sequence ATGGCGGACCTGTCCGATTGGTTCCTCAACGTCGATGAACGCGGCAACCCGTCGTCGCAGTTGCCTGCGTTCTGCGATGGCAACCTCGTCGAACCGCTGATCCACGGCGCGACGTACTTCGCCGCGCTGGCCACCGAGGTGGAAGCGCTCGGGCCGGGGGACCACCTGTTCTTCACCGACTGGCGCGGTGACCCCGATCAGAAGATGCGGGACGACGGACCGACGGTGCGCGAGTTGTTCTCCCGGGCTGCCGAACGCGGCGTCGTGGTCAAGGGGCTGGTGTGGCGCTCACACCTGGACCAGTTCTCCTACAGCGAGAAGGAGAACCAGCACCTCGGTGAGGCGATCGAACGTGCGGGCGGTGAGGTGCTGCTGGATCAGCGGGTGCGGATCGGCGGGTCCCATCATCAGAAGTTCGTGGTGATCCGCCATCCTGGCGCGCCCGAGCGTGACGTGGCGTTCGCCGGCGGTATCGACCTGTGCCATTCGCGCCGCGACGACGCGTCGCACCGCGGCGATCGACAGGCGGTGCAGATGTCAAAGCGGTACGGCGACCATCCACCTTGGCACGACGCACAATTGCGGCTGCAGGGCCCGGTGGTCGGCGTGCTGGACACCACGTTCCGCGAACGCTGGAACGACCCGGCCCCGCTGGACACGCTGAACCCCGTCGCCTGGGTGGTGGATCGCCTGCGCGGTGCCGATCTGACGGCGGACCCGCTGCCCGAGCAACCGCCTGATCCACCGTCCTGCGGGCCGCATGCGGTGCAGGTGCTGCGCACTTATCCCGACGCGCACTTCACCTACGACTTCGCCCCGCACGGCGAGCGCAGTGTGGCGCGCGGCTATACCAAGGCGGTGCAACGCGCCCGGCGGCTGATCTACCTCGAGGATCAATACCTGTGGTCCAAGCAGGTGGCCGACCTGTTCGCCAAGGCGCTGGCCGACAACCCCGATCTGCACCTGATCGCGGTGATCCCGCGGTATCCCGATGTCGACGGGCGGTTGGCGCTTCCCCCGAACCAGGTCGGGCGCGGACAAGCCATCGAGACATGCGAGGCCGCCGGGCCGGGCCGGGTGCACGTCTTCGACGTCGAAAACCACGAGGGCACACCGGTGTACGTGCACGCCAAGGTCTGTGTGGTCGACGACGTGTGGGCGTGTGTGGGCAGCGACAACTTCAATCGGCGGTCGTGGACGCACGACAGTGAGTTGTCGTGTGCGGTACTGGATGACACCCGCGACGAGCGGTTGCCGCGGGATCCGGCGGGGCTCGGAGACGGCTCGCGGGTGTTCGCCCGTGATCTGAGGCTGCGCCTGATGCGTGAGCACCTCGACCGCGCGGACGATGATGGGCAGGGTCTGGTCGACCCGACGGATGTGGTGCACGAGATGGTCTCGGCGGCACAGGCTTTGGACGACTGGTATGCGGGTGGACAGGTCGGTCCGCGGCCGCCGGGACGGCTGCGGCCGCACCGCACCGAACAACTGGGCAGATTCACCCGGCTGTGGGCGGTCCCGGTGTACCGGATGATGTACGACCCCGACGGCCGCTCCTACCGGGCGCGCTTGCGCGGGGAGTGGTGA